From the genome of Eucalyptus grandis isolate ANBG69807.140 chromosome 2, ASM1654582v1, whole genome shotgun sequence, one region includes:
- the LOC104456842 gene encoding LOW QUALITY PROTEIN: 30S ribosomal protein S6 (The sequence of the model RefSeq protein was modified relative to this genomic sequence to represent the inferred CDS: deleted 1 base in 1 codon) — protein sequence MPLYDCVLLLKPHVKKEALMDMVARIGRDVYKKNGVVTEVKSFGTVQLGYGIKKLDGRFFQGQMMQLTMMASPMMSKELHYLNREDRLLRWLLVKHRDTKYGLEFLTEEDEKRELSRFPRSSIFDDEDADKDVDDDEDDDDDEYEVDGEERKEQ from the exons ATGCCTCTGTATGACTGCGTGCTTTTGCTGAAACCCCATGTCAAGAAGGAAGCTTTGATGGATATGGTGGCTCGGATAGGAAGAGACGTCTATAAGAAAAAC GGGGTCGTCACTGAGGTAAAATCATTCGGGACGGTCCAGTTGGGTTATGGTATCAAGAAGCTTGATGGGCGATTCTTTCAG GGTCAGATGATGCAGTTGACCATGATGGCTTCACCAATGATGAGCAAAGAGCTGCATTACTTGAATAGGGAAGATAGATTATTGCGCTGGCTTCTTGTGAAGCACCGAGACACAAAATATGGGCTGGAATTTCTtactgaagaagatgagaagcgtGAACTGAGCAGATTTCCTCGTAGTTCTATATTTGATGATGAGGATGCAGATAAGGATGtagatgatgatgaggatgacgacgacgacgaataTGAGGTGGACggagaggaaaggaaagaacaatAA
- the LOC120290706 gene encoding UPF0496 protein At2g18630-like has product MLLRIETELRSLGGPYCLKLHFVDNEYAMIGKFGTVSPVAHGNQWEIRDALTDFEEERGENVGGKKYVETLRELKKFNEAANPFTDKFFTLLHSVNEQQAEMLQKLQSFVAVAIGAPPVVIAVATALTAPIGTVGEWCYSRWKKYQRNLKKRELINLMTAGSGTMISIKELETIQSLVSKLETEIESIVQNADFALGEEQEEAVKRGVLEIKKRVEDVMADIDVLCKQADKSRRDIEWARKMPFSGRTFTSWLRPVNLAAIADLFA; this is encoded by the exons ATGCTCCTGAGGATCGAGACCGAGTTAAGAAGTCTCGGAGGCCCATATTGTCTGAAGTTGCactttgttgataatgaatatgcaatgATAGGAAAGTTCGGGACCGTATCCCCTGTT GCCCATGGTAACCAGTGGGAGATTCGCGATGCACTTACGGActttgaagaagagagaggagagaatgTGGGAGGGAAGAAGTATGTCGAGACACTGCGGGAGCTCAAGAAATTCAACGAAGCAGCCAACCCATTCACGGACAAGTTCTTCACTCTCCTTCACTCGGTGAATGAGCAGCAGGCAGAGATGTTGCAGAAGTTGCAGAGTT TCGTTGCAGTTGCGATCGGTGCACCGCCTGTTGTGATTGCTGTAGCTACTGCTCTGACAGCTCCAATAGGGACAGTCGGCGAGTGGTGTTACTCTCGGTGGAAAAAATACCAAAGGAACTTGAAAAAAAGGGAGTTGATTAACTTAATGACTGCGGGAAGTGGAACCATGATCTCAATCAAAGAGTTGGAGACGATTCAATCGCTTGTGAGTAAGCTGGAAACTGAGATTGAGTCGATCGTGCAAAATGCTGACTTCGCTCTTGGagaagaacaggaagaagcGGTGAAGCGTGGAGTGTTGGAGATCAAGAAAAGGGTGGAAGATGTCATGGCAGATATTGATGTTCTCTGTAAGCAAGCTGATAAGAGTAGGCGTGATATAGAGTGGGCGAGGAAA ATGCCTTTCTCTGGGAGAACTTTTACCTCTTGGCTTCGTCCTGTTAATCTAGCTGCTATTGCTGATTTGTTTGCTTGA